A stretch of Mucilaginibacter terrae DNA encodes these proteins:
- a CDS encoding LytR/AlgR family response regulator transcription factor — translation MILNCIAIDDEPPALNLLCRFVEQTPFLKLAGSFSNAIEALRFMNDNPVDVLLLDIQMPDLSGVELARILSGRNAAQSPAIIFTTAFDQFALEGYKLEATDYLLKPFGYEEFIRAANKALKWAQLKNNGRSDVAISTPAPTQEEEFIYLKVEFQTVKVACSNITYIEGLKDYAKLHLVNPERSMLSLITLKALEEKLPAGKFMRIHKSFIVSLKKITAVTKNAVYIGDFMIPVTEQYKDEFAGFLEGWK, via the coding sequence ATGATTTTAAATTGCATAGCCATTGACGACGAACCACCGGCGCTGAACCTGCTTTGCCGATTTGTAGAGCAAACGCCTTTTTTAAAACTTGCGGGCAGCTTTTCGAACGCTATAGAGGCTCTGCGTTTTATGAACGATAACCCCGTTGATGTACTGCTGCTGGATATACAGATGCCCGATTTGAGCGGCGTTGAGTTGGCTCGCATACTATCGGGCCGAAACGCAGCACAATCGCCCGCTATTATTTTTACAACTGCTTTTGATCAGTTTGCACTCGAAGGTTATAAACTGGAAGCTACAGACTACCTGCTGAAACCATTTGGCTACGAAGAATTTATAAGGGCAGCCAACAAAGCACTTAAATGGGCACAACTCAAAAATAATGGCCGCTCCGATGTAGCTATTTCAACACCTGCACCCACACAGGAAGAAGAATTTATCTACCTCAAAGTAGAGTTTCAAACTGTTAAGGTAGCTTGCAGTAATATTACTTACATCGAAGGTCTTAAAGATTACGCTAAACTGCACCTGGTTAACCCCGAGCGCAGTATGCTTTCGCTAATTACGTTAAAGGCGCTCGAAGAAAAACTGCCTGCAGGAAAGTTTATGCGTATACATAAATCGTTCATCGTATCGCTCAAAAAAATCACCGCGGTTACCAAAAATGCCGTTTACATAGGCGATTTTATGATACCTGTAACCGAGCAGTATAAGGATGAATTTGCAGGGTTTTTAGAAGGGTGGAAGTAG
- a CDS encoding right-handed parallel beta-helix repeat-containing protein: MKTLKPFLAALGLLAIIFTGCEKANVDVDTSPGDGTAMGEVSGVWERGSTQVIKGDVVIPAGKSLIIEEGVTILMDTLAKPEFIVKGNLYSLGTEQNPVRFTVNELYKTEAKRFGKLWGGILASPTCAELVLDHTIVEYAGSTTSDASTSVKQGLYKAKAGENLPALWFSNVNGKLVVVNSIFRNLQEDCTYIEGGKIIFANNVFYTTGVTGGEAMNFKSGCLADLAYNLIYATNTNAFKLSNSGDRNPQAYIIAYNNTMVNTGWRRPTAKGGSVWVEASVRAEVYNNLFANTRFGIKRDTKGPEDSRSVFSNNYFYGYDQATVNQFQPASDIIAGTDNVRGTTAGENDPKFVNYPLNTPTINAIFNTAWDFHLLPGSPALTKGKTNFTRHHAAGLTLNGIVYKSPEPSAYVGAYGLK, encoded by the coding sequence GTGAAAAAGCAAATGTTGATGTTGACACCTCGCCCGGCGATGGTACCGCCATGGGCGAAGTATCAGGTGTTTGGGAAAGAGGAAGCACCCAGGTAATTAAAGGCGACGTGGTGATACCTGCCGGTAAATCACTCATTATTGAAGAAGGTGTAACCATTTTAATGGATACCCTTGCCAAGCCTGAGTTTATTGTAAAAGGTAACCTGTACTCATTAGGTACCGAGCAAAACCCGGTACGCTTTACCGTAAATGAGTTATATAAAACCGAAGCCAAGCGCTTTGGCAAATTATGGGGTGGCATTTTGGCATCACCCACCTGTGCCGAACTGGTACTTGATCATACCATCGTAGAGTATGCAGGTTCTACCACATCAGATGCATCTACCTCAGTAAAACAGGGTTTATATAAAGCAAAGGCCGGCGAAAACCTGCCTGCCTTATGGTTCTCTAACGTTAACGGCAAACTGGTGGTCGTAAACAGCATTTTTCGTAACCTGCAGGAAGATTGTACTTACATTGAGGGTGGAAAGATCATTTTTGCCAACAACGTTTTTTACACCACAGGTGTAACCGGCGGCGAGGCCATGAACTTTAAATCGGGCTGTTTGGCTGATTTAGCTTATAACCTGATATACGCTACCAATACTAACGCGTTTAAGCTATCAAACAGTGGCGACCGCAACCCTCAGGCCTACATTATTGCCTACAACAACACCATGGTAAATACCGGCTGGAGAAGACCGACTGCCAAAGGTGGTTCGGTTTGGGTGGAGGCCAGTGTACGTGCCGAAGTTTATAATAACCTGTTTGCCAATACGCGTTTTGGTATAAAAAGAGATACTAAAGGTCCTGAAGATTCACGTTCGGTATTCAGCAATAACTACTTTTATGGGTATGACCAGGCAACGGTTAACCAGTTTCAACCAGCCAGCGATATTATTGCCGGTACTGATAACGTTAGAGGAACAACTGCCGGAGAGAACGATCCGAAGTTTGTAAACTACCCGTTAAACACCCCTACCATCAACGCCATATTCAATACCGCCTGGGATTTTCATTTACTACCGGGTTCGCCTGCACTTACCAAAGGTAAAACCAACTTTACCCGCCACCATGCGGCAGGTTTAACCTTAAATGGTATCGTATACAAATCTCCCGAGCCATCGGCTTATGTAGGAGCTTACGGTCTTAAATAA
- a CDS encoding glycosyl hydrolase 115 family protein encodes MINLQKLVFSTIALVFTCYTTYAIPFELVTPKSKVSIVYAANDHKLDSIAAGLLAADIQRVSGYLPKIYTSITEAKGNVIIIGTVNSQLIKALNGSYDAGLKDTWERYSLRVLTNPAKNITNALIIAGSDLRGTAYGVFSISEKIGVTPWYWWADATPVIKKQLTVDIADYSSSTPSVKYRGIFINDEDWGLQPWAAKTFEPETGDIGPKTYAKVFELLLRLKTNLIWPAMHPSTKAFYSYPGNKQMAADYQIVVGSSHAEPMLRNNVGEWNEKTMGHFNYVTNKDTVYKYWEERVKESSNNNGMYTIGMRGVHDSGMEGVKSTKEAIPLIEKIFEDQRGLMQKYVNRDATKVPQVFTIYKEVLDIFEAGLKVPEDVTLVWPDDNYGYIQRLSSTAESKRPGGSGVYYHASYWGRPHDYLWLSTTHPALIREEMTKAYTMNARNVWVINIGDIKPAEYNLQLFADMAYNVNPFMDSRYSNMHMQMWLSSIFGVEHTQELSPLMWKYYNLAFERKPEFMGWSQTEPTTQTRLTAYNHGYYGDQAQQRVDDYVDLQNRAQKLGTAIPGRLKDAFYELIQYPITGAALMNKKFLYHDKAVLYAAEGRLSANDYQKLSEDAYGQIIKETEYYNNQLAGGKWKSIMSMQPRNLPAYQLPPFKMEWAENKQQWNVYPEGYKPGEVTKESTELTLPVFDSYNTPRYFIDVALGEDKAAKLHIKSSASWIEVSSTQANLNTAAPLQSQKRIWVSINWGLVPAAAKQGSVTITDGAKLVKVNIALNRVAAVKLKGYKGTVESAGFININAADYTSLKNNGKFKWATVEQLGSAGRSLEAFPLTADAGINLSDTASIRKQQASVSYNFMLLNDARADVSIYTLPTAPLNKAFEMRYAVSIDGGPLDVLNFKTVGRSEEWKQNVLSNSAIRTIKAKDLKAGKHTLTIYQVDPGVILDRIFINLNNVPLPYGVFQKEAAWMLPK; translated from the coding sequence ATGATAAACCTACAAAAGCTTGTATTTTCAACAATAGCGTTAGTTTTTACTTGTTATACTACCTATGCCATACCCTTTGAGCTGGTAACGCCCAAAAGCAAGGTAAGCATTGTTTACGCGGCTAATGACCATAAGCTCGATTCTATTGCAGCCGGTTTACTGGCTGCCGATATACAGCGGGTGTCGGGCTATCTGCCTAAAATATATACCAGTATCACAGAAGCAAAAGGCAATGTAATTATCATAGGCACTGTTAATTCCCAGCTTATCAAAGCATTAAATGGTAGCTATGATGCCGGCCTAAAAGACACCTGGGAGCGCTACAGTTTAAGAGTCTTAACAAATCCCGCAAAGAATATAACTAATGCATTGATTATTGCTGGTAGCGATTTGCGTGGAACAGCTTACGGAGTATTCAGCATTTCCGAAAAAATTGGCGTTACGCCCTGGTATTGGTGGGCCGACGCTACGCCTGTTATTAAAAAGCAATTAACGGTTGATATTGCAGACTATAGCTCGTCAACTCCGTCGGTTAAATATCGTGGTATTTTTATAAATGATGAGGACTGGGGACTGCAACCCTGGGCGGCCAAAACGTTTGAACCCGAAACCGGCGATATTGGCCCTAAAACCTATGCAAAGGTTTTTGAGTTATTGCTTCGGCTTAAAACTAACCTGATATGGCCGGCCATGCACCCCAGCACCAAGGCTTTTTACTCGTACCCCGGCAACAAGCAAATGGCGGCCGATTACCAGATCGTGGTGGGCTCATCACACGCCGAGCCCATGTTGCGCAACAACGTAGGCGAATGGAACGAGAAAACTATGGGCCATTTTAACTACGTAACCAATAAAGACACCGTTTACAAATACTGGGAAGAGCGGGTTAAGGAAAGTAGCAACAATAACGGCATGTACACTATTGGTATGCGCGGCGTGCACGATAGTGGTATGGAAGGTGTGAAAAGCACCAAAGAGGCCATCCCGTTAATTGAGAAGATATTTGAGGATCAGCGCGGATTGATGCAGAAATATGTAAACCGCGATGCCACCAAAGTGCCGCAGGTATTTACCATTTACAAAGAGGTGCTGGATATTTTTGAAGCCGGTTTAAAGGTGCCCGAAGATGTAACCCTGGTTTGGCCCGATGATAATTACGGCTACATTCAGCGCCTGAGCAGTACTGCCGAAAGCAAACGACCCGGAGGCTCAGGGGTATATTACCATGCCTCATACTGGGGCCGGCCGCACGATTATTTGTGGCTGTCTACCACGCATCCGGCATTAATACGCGAGGAAATGACCAAGGCCTACACCATGAATGCCCGCAATGTTTGGGTAATTAACATAGGTGATATTAAACCTGCCGAATACAACCTGCAACTGTTTGCCGATATGGCGTACAACGTTAACCCGTTTATGGACAGCCGTTATTCGAACATGCATATGCAAATGTGGCTGAGCTCCATTTTTGGTGTAGAGCATACGCAGGAGTTATCACCATTAATGTGGAAATATTATAACCTTGCATTTGAGCGTAAACCCGAATTTATGGGCTGGAGCCAAACCGAACCCACCACGCAAACCAGGCTAACGGCCTATAATCATGGTTACTACGGCGATCAGGCTCAACAGCGGGTAGACGATTATGTAGACTTGCAAAACCGGGCGCAAAAGTTAGGTACAGCAATTCCCGGCAGGTTAAAAGATGCTTTTTATGAGTTGATACAATACCCCATAACCGGTGCCGCGCTCATGAACAAAAAGTTTTTGTATCATGATAAAGCTGTGCTATATGCTGCCGAAGGTCGTTTAAGTGCTAATGACTATCAAAAACTATCGGAAGATGCTTACGGGCAAATTATTAAGGAAACCGAATATTATAACAACCAGTTAGCGGGTGGCAAGTGGAAAAGCATCATGTCTATGCAGCCACGTAATTTGCCTGCTTACCAGTTGCCGCCGTTTAAAATGGAATGGGCCGAAAACAAACAACAATGGAACGTTTACCCCGAGGGGTATAAACCAGGAGAAGTTACTAAAGAAAGCACTGAACTTACGCTACCTGTATTTGATAGCTATAATACTCCACGCTATTTTATTGATGTGGCTTTGGGTGAAGATAAAGCCGCCAAATTGCATATCAAATCATCTGCCTCATGGATTGAGGTAAGCAGTACGCAAGCCAATTTGAATACAGCCGCACCGTTGCAAAGCCAAAAACGCATATGGGTAAGTATTAATTGGGGTTTGGTACCTGCTGCGGCTAAACAGGGTAGTGTTACCATAACTGATGGGGCTAAATTGGTAAAGGTTAACATCGCATTAAATAGAGTAGCCGCTGTTAAACTAAAAGGATATAAAGGAACAGTGGAGTCGGCCGGATTTATAAATATAAACGCTGCTGATTATACCAGCCTTAAAAACAATGGCAAATTCAAATGGGCAACAGTTGAGCAATTAGGTTCGGCAGGCAGAAGTTTGGAAGCATTCCCGCTAACCGCCGATGCTGGGATTAATCTTTCGGACACTGCTTCCATCCGCAAACAGCAGGCATCAGTAAGTTATAATTTTATGTTGCTGAATGATGCCAGGGCCGATGTGAGCATTTACACCTTGCCAACAGCTCCGCTCAATAAAGCTTTCGAAATGCGCTATGCGGTAAGTATAGATGGCGGGCCACTTGATGTACTCAATTTTAAAACCGTTGGCCGCAGCGAAGAGTGGAAACAAAACGTATTGAGTAATTCGGCTATTCGCACCATTAAGGCTAAAGACCTTAAAGCCGGAAAACATACCCTAACCATTTACCAGGTTGACCCGGGCGTAATACTCGATCGCATATTCATCAACCTTAATAATGTACCCTTGCCTTATGGCGTGTTTCAAAAGGAAGCGGCATGGATGCTGCCGAAGTAA
- a CDS encoding sensor histidine kinase: MKALNKSNIYILVHILCWLILAVGVLYNHPGRWDAPIPKTFWTRQTILLVILMGVFYLNYYLLIPRFLIQKKVFTYILIIVTVIVAVTYFSSLINSVFKLELFFRKPHFPGERGGHPDRRGHFDTFVPGLNLLMVGLGITISFIQKWQQEVQLRQQLEQEKVTAELTMLKAQINPHFFFNTLNNIYSYTLSDGDVARTAITNLSKMMRYVLYDSSGGQTPLSKEVAFIQEYTALMKLRISNKTTVTLKVPEFVHEAMIAPMIFLPFVENAFKHGISSMHEGFIYIEILQGEGKVELLVKNTVYESKRAAEDESNGIGIQNTTRRLQLLYPGKYTLSAGMLNPAVYEVKLTLVV, from the coding sequence ATGAAAGCACTTAACAAGAGCAACATATATATACTGGTACATATTTTATGCTGGCTTATTTTAGCCGTAGGTGTACTATATAATCATCCCGGCAGGTGGGATGCCCCCATTCCTAAAACCTTTTGGACGAGGCAAACCATCTTATTAGTCATCCTGATGGGCGTGTTCTACTTAAACTATTACCTGCTCATTCCGCGGTTTTTAATCCAGAAAAAGGTATTTACCTACATATTGATTATCGTTACCGTAATAGTTGCGGTAACATATTTTAGCAGCCTCATTAATTCGGTATTTAAGCTCGAGCTGTTTTTCAGGAAGCCGCATTTCCCCGGCGAAAGAGGGGGGCACCCTGATCGAAGGGGGCACTTTGATACCTTTGTACCGGGCCTTAATTTGTTAATGGTTGGCTTGGGCATCACCATCAGCTTTATACAAAAATGGCAGCAGGAGGTACAGCTAAGGCAGCAATTGGAGCAGGAAAAAGTAACTGCCGAGCTTACCATGCTCAAAGCGCAAATCAATCCGCATTTCTTTTTTAACACGCTCAATAATATTTATTCCTATACCCTGTCAGACGGCGATGTGGCGCGCACTGCTATCACCAACCTTTCGAAAATGATGCGTTACGTGTTGTATGATTCATCAGGAGGGCAAACGCCATTGAGCAAAGAAGTAGCATTTATTCAGGAATATACGGCACTCATGAAGTTACGCATCAGCAATAAAACTACGGTTACCCTTAAGGTGCCCGAATTTGTGCACGAGGCCATGATAGCGCCCATGATATTTTTGCCCTTTGTAGAGAATGCCTTTAAACACGGTATTAGCAGTATGCACGAGGGTTTTATATATATAGAAATTTTGCAGGGCGAGGGTAAGGTAGAGCTGTTGGTAAAAAACACCGTTTATGAAAGCAAACGTGCCGCCGAAGATGAAAGCAACGGCATTGGTATTCAAAACACAACGCGCCGCCTGCAATTACTTTACCCCGGTAAGTATACATTAAGCGCCGGTATGCTTAACCCGGCAGTGTACGAGGTTAAATTAACTTTAGTAGTATGA
- a CDS encoding phytase → MNKIFFYAAPLAVMALLSSCQPPSSEQSLPAGVPVSAEVKPVVVTEPVEFDTDDPAIWVNPDDSTKSLIIGTDKNAEGALYVFDLDGKIQKDKVVKGLKRPDNVDVAYGLMLNGKPTDIAVTTERITHKLRIYSLPNMKPVDNGGLEMFVGQTGFEHRDLMGIAMYTAKDGKIYAIVGRKNGPTTGGYLWQYLLTDDGTGHVKATLVRKFGEYSGKKEIEAIAVDNELGYVYYSDEQVGVRQYYADPDKGDKQLSIFGTTGFAVDHEGISIYKLTDTTGYILVSDQGANRFQVFSREGTANKPFDHKLLKIVPVAARESDGSEVLAKPLGDKFKHGIFVVMSTDKTFHYYRWEDIAGKELKVK, encoded by the coding sequence ATGAACAAAATATTTTTTTACGCTGCACCACTGGCAGTCATGGCATTACTATCGTCTTGCCAGCCGCCCTCATCAGAGCAAAGCCTGCCAGCCGGTGTGCCTGTATCTGCCGAGGTAAAGCCGGTGGTGGTTACTGAGCCGGTTGAGTTTGATACCGACGATCCGGCCATTTGGGTTAACCCTGATGACAGTACTAAGAGCCTCATTATTGGTACCGATAAAAATGCCGAAGGCGCATTATACGTATTTGATCTTGACGGTAAAATTCAGAAAGACAAAGTGGTTAAAGGGTTGAAAAGACCTGACAACGTTGACGTAGCCTACGGCTTAATGCTGAACGGAAAGCCTACCGATATTGCCGTAACGACTGAGCGCATTACCCACAAACTGCGCATATACTCGCTGCCCAATATGAAACCCGTTGATAACGGCGGGCTGGAAATGTTTGTGGGCCAAACCGGCTTTGAGCACCGCGACCTGATGGGCATAGCCATGTATACCGCTAAAGACGGTAAAATTTACGCCATTGTAGGCCGTAAAAATGGCCCCACAACCGGTGGTTATTTATGGCAGTACTTGTTAACCGATGATGGCACTGGCCACGTTAAAGCTACATTGGTTCGTAAATTTGGTGAGTACAGTGGCAAAAAAGAAATTGAGGCCATTGCCGTTGATAACGAGCTGGGTTATGTATACTACTCGGATGAGCAGGTAGGCGTACGCCAATACTATGCCGATCCGGATAAAGGCGATAAACAGCTATCTATATTTGGCACCACAGGTTTTGCGGTAGACCACGAGGGTATCTCAATATACAAACTGACTGATACCACAGGATACATCTTAGTATCAGACCAGGGCGCTAACCGTTTCCAGGTGTTTAGCCGCGAGGGAACGGCCAACAAGCCGTTTGACCATAAACTGCTGAAAATTGTACCGGTTGCTGCACGCGAGAGCGATGGCTCGGAGGTGTTGGCAAAACCATTGGGCGATAAATTCAAACACGGCATTTTTGTGGTGATGAGCACGGATAAAACTTTTCACTATTACCGCTGGGAAGATATTGCCGGTAAGGAATTGAAAGTGAAATAA